In one Corythoichthys intestinalis isolate RoL2023-P3 chromosome 16, ASM3026506v1, whole genome shotgun sequence genomic region, the following are encoded:
- the LOC130904729 gene encoding uncharacterized protein LOC130904729: MEAEIAVPSVQAHLAECAKIWDQARAALSQSSTRTQEQANCRRAPAPAYKVGQKVWLSSRDLPLKTESRKLAPRVVGPYEIVKVVNPCAVRLKLPAALRVHPTFHVSQVKPVGVSPLSPPIPPPPPPLSIDGHPAFRVERLLDVRRRGRGLQYLVDWEGYGPEERSWVPARQILCRSLIRDFHRAHPDSLRRAPGDARRGGGTVRPRAGQVCGCVCHPITGPAPDGWSDGSCQQSPSPAYISQPELHHVAGSSLSVYC; this comes from the coding sequence ATGGAGGCTGAGATTGCCGTCCCTTCGGTACAAGCACACCTTGCCGAGTGTGCCAAGATCTGGGATCAAGCCCGTGCTGCACTCAGTCAGTCGTCTACACGTACCCAAGAACAGGCCAACTGTCGCCGTGCCCCAGCACCTGCCTACAAAGTTGGCCAAAAGGTCTGGCTGTCCTCCAGGGATCTGCCGCTCAAGACGGAATCAAGGAAGTTGGCCCCTCGAGTCGTCGGCCCTTACGAGATCGTCAAGGTGGTCAACCCATGCGCCGTTCGCCTTAAGCTTCCAGCAGCCCTTCGGGTCCATCCCACCTTTCACGTGTCCCAGGTGAAACCTGTGGGGGTGAGTCCCTTGTCCCCCCCTATTCCGCCCCCTCCGCCGCCTCTGTCGATCGACGGGCATCCGGCCTTCAGGGTGGAGCGGCTCCTGGATGTCCGCCGCCGGGGCCGCGGCCTGCAGTACTTGGTGGAttgggagggctatggcccgGAGGAGCGTAGTTGGGTCCCGGCGCGCCAGATCCTCTGTCGTTCCCTTATCCGGGATTTCCATCGGGCCCACCCGGATTCTTTGCGTCGTGCGCCCGGAGACGCACGtagaggggggggtactgtcagGCCCAGGGCTGGGCAGGTGTGTGGCTGTGTGTGTCATCCAATTACAGGCCCAGCACCTGACGGGTGGAGCGACGGCAGCTGTCAGCAATCACCATCACCAGCCTATATAAGCCAGCCAGAGCTCCACCACGTCGCTGGATCGTCTCTTTCAGTATACTGTTAG